The following coding sequences are from one Arcobacter nitrofigilis DSM 7299 window:
- a CDS encoding COG2958 family protein yields MTIKEAILKSLEDLHKLLTHNDIYEHIIKQNYYNFGDAKTPASTISALLGDFIRKNDTRVKRIAGEKSTYLYYLAKFEQDLNINEIASDIVEKSETKQQKKKQTYNERDLHKLLSSYLKNKKIYAKTILHEESKNSKDDHQKWIHPDMIAIEFLNLTSKVNKAFMKILNKSDTFKLTSYEIKKEINTDYELKKYYFQAVSNSSWANYGYLVALEINDNLKDEMQRLNESFGIGIIELKSNPYESKILFQAKFKELDFKTIDKLCKVNEKYENFIELTERMLTIDERNYQSVENELGNFCDEYFENDSEIKEYCRKYFIPYERDEEIE; encoded by the coding sequence ATGACAATAAAAGAAGCGATATTAAAAAGTCTTGAAGATTTACATAAACTTTTAACTCATAATGATATATATGAACATATCATAAAGCAAAATTACTATAACTTTGGAGATGCAAAAACACCAGCATCGACAATTTCTGCATTGCTTGGGGATTTTATCAGAAAAAATGACACTAGAGTAAAGAGGATTGCAGGTGAAAAATCTACGTATTTATATTATTTAGCAAAATTTGAACAAGATTTAAATATCAATGAAATTGCTTCAGATATTGTCGAAAAATCCGAGACAAAACAACAAAAGAAAAAACAAACTTACAATGAGCGAGATTTACATAAATTGCTTAGCAGTTACCTAAAAAATAAAAAGATATATGCAAAAACAATTTTGCATGAAGAATCTAAAAATTCAAAAGATGATCATCAAAAGTGGATACATCCTGATATGATAGCAATTGAATTTTTGAATTTAACTTCAAAAGTCAATAAAGCATTTATGAAAATATTAAACAAATCAGATACTTTTAAACTGACTTCTTATGAGATAAAAAAAGAGATTAATACCGATTATGAACTTAAAAAATATTATTTTCAAGCTGTATCAAATTCAAGCTGGGCAAATTATGGATATTTAGTTGCTTTAGAAATAAATGACAACTTAAAAGATGAGATGCAAAGGCTTAATGAATCTTTTGGAATAGGTATCATTGAACTTAAATCAAATCCTTATGAGAGTAAAATACTATTTCAAGCAAAATTTAAAGAGTTGGATTTTAAAACAATAGATAAATTGTGTAAAGTTAATGAAAAATATGAAAACTTTATAGAGCTGACTGAGAGAATGTTAACAATTGATGAGAGAAATTATCAATCTGTAGAAAATGAGTTAGGTAATTTTTGTGATGAGTATTTTGAAAATGATTCCGAGATTAAAGAGTATTGTAGAAAATATTTTATACCATATGAGAGAGATGAGGAGATAGAATAA
- a CDS encoding nucleotidyltransferase family protein has product MQKLDILNYLKSNQKYYHDQFGVQFIGLFGSFARDEANDDSDIDILYKIEKDKKLSMFKYLKLTKQLEDFFHKKIDLVRDETLKPQVKSYIQKDISYV; this is encoded by the coding sequence ATGCAAAAACTGGATATTTTAAACTATCTAAAATCAAATCAAAAATATTATCATGACCAATTTGGAGTACAATTTATTGGATTATTTGGTTCATTCGCCAGAGATGAGGCGAATGATGATAGTGATATAGATATTTTATATAAAATTGAAAAAGATAAAAAATTATCAATGTTCAAATATCTTAAATTAACTAAACAACTTGAAGATTTTTTTCATAAAAAAATTGACCTAGTAAGAGATGAAACATTGAAACCACAAGTAAAAAGCTACATTCAAAAGGATATTAGCTATGTTTAA
- a CDS encoding HepT-like ribonuclease domain-containing protein encodes MFKSNRDYKLYIEDIAFECKNIKKFIENITYGEFTENLEKVYAVAKAFENIGEAVKNIPKGLTENYPEIPWSEIAKMRDVLTHHYFGVDDKVLWDTLDEDFDEFEKAVNDMLSKLDNKS; translated from the coding sequence ATGTTTAAAAGTAATAGAGACTATAAACTTTATATTGAAGATATAGCTTTTGAGTGTAAAAATATTAAAAAGTTTATTGAAAATATAACTTACGGTGAATTTACAGAAAATCTTGAAAAAGTTTATGCAGTTGCAAAAGCATTTGAAAATATTGGTGAAGCTGTAAAAAATATTCCTAAAGGGCTTACAGAAAACTACCCTGAAATTCCATGGAGTGAAATAGCGAAAATGAGAGATGTTTTGACACATCACTATTTTGGAGTGGATGATAAAGTTTTATGGGACACATTAGATGAGGATTTTGACGAGTTTGAAAAAGCTGTCAATGATATGCTAAGTAAATTGGATAACAAATCCTAG
- a CDS encoding NIPSNAP family protein, giving the protein MYQLRIYKVNPEKREAFHDRFKNHAMRIMQKYEFSMVAMWESFTEHDLEFIYILDWPDIETMKIQWEAFLADQEWIDIKKKMDLDIGEPVLQVTDRILNPIEYSPISTIQVP; this is encoded by the coding sequence ATGTATCAACTGAGAATTTACAAAGTTAATCCTGAAAAACGTGAGGCGTTTCACGACAGATTTAAAAATCATGCGATGCGCATTATGCAGAAATATGAGTTTAGTATGGTCGCAATGTGGGAATCATTTACTGAACATGATTTGGAGTTCATCTATATCTTAGATTGGCCTGATATTGAGACTATGAAGATTCAATGGGAAGCATTCCTTGCAGATCAAGAGTGGATAGATATTAAGAAAAAGATGGATCTTGATATTGGTGAACCCGTCCTTCAAGTAACAGACCGTATTCTTAATCCTATTGAATACTCACCTATATCAACAATACAGGTGCCATAA
- a CDS encoding AraC family transcriptional regulator has translation MKKTDTRNEHRQRINEVQYHIYKHLSMKLTIEDLAKISSYSPYHFQRIFKEITGKSVTNYIKDLRLDCAANLLIFNPTSSITNIAYNCGFKSSATFSNEFKKEYKCSPNEWRKEKHKNHTPKEYELKKRKVDFSKIEIRKIPEITIAYMRHMGYDKTIKKGWQKFLYLLEEDFDIKEPTMMAIHHSNPNITSVEKYRYVTCVDLEGKKIEPKGDIGLCSIKGGLYATIRFQGVCEDVLTLYQKIYYQWIPSSEFEALEGSASVLYYKNNYLDPNDEFDIEFRVPVKYK, from the coding sequence ATGAAAAAAACTGATACAAGAAATGAACATAGACAAAGAATCAATGAAGTTCAATACCATATTTATAAACATCTTTCTATGAAATTAACAATTGAAGATTTGGCAAAAATCTCTTCATACTCTCCATACCATTTTCAAAGAATATTTAAAGAGATAACTGGCAAAAGTGTTACTAATTATATAAAAGATTTAAGGCTAGATTGTGCTGCAAATCTTCTTATATTTAACCCTACCTCTTCAATTACAAATATTGCTTATAATTGTGGGTTTAAATCTTCAGCGACCTTTAGTAATGAGTTCAAAAAAGAATACAAGTGCTCACCAAATGAATGGCGAAAAGAAAAACATAAAAACCATACACCAAAAGAGTATGAATTAAAAAAAAGAAAAGTAGACTTTTCAAAAATAGAGATAAGAAAGATACCAGAAATAACTATCGCATATATGAGACATATGGGATATGACAAGACTATAAAAAAAGGGTGGCAAAAATTTTTATACCTTTTAGAAGAAGATTTTGATATAAAAGAACCAACTATGATGGCAATACACCATAGCAATCCCAATATTACATCAGTAGAAAAATACAGATATGTTACTTGTGTTGATTTAGAGGGTAAAAAAATAGAACCAAAAGGGGATATTGGATTATGTTCTATCAAAGGTGGATTATATGCAACTATTAGATTTCAAGGTGTTTGTGAAGATGTTTTAACTTTATATCAAAAGATATATTATCAATGGATTCCAAGTAGTGAATTTGAAGCACTAGAGGGTTCAGCTAGTGTTTTATATTACAAAAATAATTATCTAGATCCAAATGATGAGTTTGATATAGAGTTTAGAGTGCCTGTTAAATATAAATAA
- a CDS encoding DUF2721 domain-containing protein, protein MEIGISTPALLFPAISLLLLAYTNRFLTTGQLIRSISRQAREQETGELRGQIANLKTRLELTKWMQFFGVVSMLLCTVSMFSLFLQFHDIGKKIFGLSLITMCISLCISLWEVYISSNALNLELKDLDKKCK, encoded by the coding sequence ATGGAAATTGGAATATCAACACCAGCTTTACTCTTCCCTGCTATTTCATTACTTCTTTTAGCATATACAAATAGATTTTTAACAACTGGACAACTTATTCGTTCGATTAGTAGACAAGCAAGAGAGCAAGAAACAGGTGAATTAAGAGGACAAATTGCAAATTTAAAGACAAGACTAGAACTTACAAAATGGATGCAATTTTTTGGAGTTGTATCAATGTTATTGTGTACTGTTTCTATGTTTTCACTTTTTTTACAGTTTCATGATATTGGGAAAAAAATATTTGGATTGAGTTTAATTACAATGTGCATATCTTTATGTATTTCTTTATGGGAAGTATATATCTCATCAAATGCTCTAAACTTAGAACTAAAAGACTTAGATAAGAAGTGTAAATAG
- a CDS encoding formate--tetrahydrofolate ligase has product MSDIEIAQKASMKPIIELAKAKFNIPPEHLDPYGHYKAKLSLEYVDSLSHQNKEGKLILVTAISPTPAGEGKTTTTVGLGDALNRIGKKTIICLREPSLGPCFGLKGGAAGGGYAQVVPMEDINLHFTGDFHAIGVAHNLLAAMIDNHIHHGNALNIDSRRIKWKRVLDMNDRALRKITIGQGGIGNGFLREDGFDIVVASEVMAILCLATNRADLKERLGRIIIGYKTDKITPVYASDLKAQGAMAAVLKDAIKPNLVQTLENNIAIVHGGPFANIAHGCNSVTATKTALKLADYAVTEAGFGADLGAEKFLNIKCRSSKLKPSAVVLVATVRALKYHGGIETDHLNQENLEALEIGFSNIQRHIHNITKNYNLPVVVSINHFTHDTDAETSLLKKKCEELGVKCVISSHWAKGGAGAEELAREIIEIVDNKEASFDYLYDDDIPLWNKIEVIATKIYGAKEIVASSKVHEEIDKLQNKYGKLPICMAKTQMSFSTDPTLKGAPSNHIIEISDVKLENGAGFIVVIAGNMMTMPGLPKVPTAEKIDIDDDGLITGLF; this is encoded by the coding sequence ATGTCAGATATTGAAATAGCACAAAAAGCTTCGATGAAGCCAATTATAGAATTAGCAAAAGCAAAATTTAATATTCCCCCAGAACATCTCGACCCTTATGGACACTATAAAGCAAAACTCTCTTTAGAATATGTTGATAGTTTAAGTCATCAAAATAAAGAGGGAAAACTTATACTTGTAACTGCCATAAGTCCCACTCCAGCAGGGGAAGGAAAAACTACTACTACAGTTGGTTTAGGTGATGCTTTAAATAGAATAGGTAAAAAAACTATTATATGTTTACGAGAACCATCTCTTGGGCCTTGTTTTGGTTTAAAAGGAGGAGCAGCTGGTGGAGGTTATGCTCAAGTTGTACCTATGGAAGATATAAATTTACATTTTACTGGAGATTTTCATGCTATTGGAGTGGCGCATAATTTACTTGCAGCCATGATTGACAATCATATTCACCATGGCAATGCTTTAAATATAGATTCAAGACGTATAAAGTGGAAACGTGTTTTGGATATGAATGATAGAGCTTTACGAAAAATAACTATTGGACAAGGTGGTATTGGAAATGGTTTTTTAAGGGAAGATGGCTTTGATATTGTTGTTGCTTCTGAAGTTATGGCAATCCTTTGTTTAGCTACAAATAGAGCTGATTTAAAAGAGAGACTTGGGCGAATAATTATTGGATATAAAACTGACAAAATCACACCTGTATATGCAAGTGATTTAAAAGCTCAGGGTGCCATGGCAGCTGTTTTAAAAGATGCTATTAAACCAAACTTAGTACAAACTTTAGAAAATAATATTGCTATAGTTCATGGTGGCCCTTTTGCAAATATTGCCCATGGTTGTAACTCTGTAACAGCTACAAAAACAGCGCTAAAATTAGCTGATTATGCAGTTACAGAAGCTGGTTTTGGAGCAGATTTAGGAGCTGAAAAGTTTTTAAATATTAAATGCAGAAGTTCTAAACTAAAACCCTCTGCTGTTGTATTAGTTGCAACTGTAAGAGCACTAAAGTATCATGGAGGTATTGAAACTGATCACCTAAATCAAGAAAATCTAGAAGCTCTTGAAATAGGTTTTTCAAATATTCAAAGACATATTCATAATATCACCAAAAATTATAATCTTCCAGTTGTTGTTAGTATAAATCATTTCACCCATGATACTGATGCTGAAACATCTCTTTTAAAGAAAAAATGTGAAGAGTTAGGTGTGAAGTGTGTTATTTCAAGTCATTGGGCAAAAGGTGGAGCTGGAGCTGAAGAGTTAGCACGTGAAATAATTGAAATTGTTGATAATAAAGAAGCTAGTTTTGATTATTTATACGATGATGATATTCCCCTTTGGAATAAAATTGAAGTAATTGCTACAAAAATATATGGAGCAAAAGAGATAGTTGCAAGTTCAAAAGTACATGAAGAGATAGATAAACTTCAAAATAAGTATGGAAAACTCCCTATTTGTATGGCAAAAACACAAATGTCTTTTTCCACAGATCCTACTTTAAAAGGAGCACCAAGTAATCATATTATAGAAATAAGTGATGTAAAACTAGAAAATGGAGCAGGCTTTATAGTTGTAATTGCTGGAAACATGATGACAATGCCTGGACTTCCTAAAGTGCCAACTGCTGAAAAAATCGATATCGATGATGATGGTTTAATTACAGGGCTTTTTTAG
- the pstS gene encoding phosphate ABC transporter substrate-binding protein PstS, translated as MKKIALLAAALLTVSSVSAADLKGSGASFPYSVYQSWIGAYHKATGIEIDYISKGSSAGIKDAKARAVDFAGTDAPLNPEKLTSAKLYQFPGVVGAITMSYNMPDIAKLSLSRAAIAGIALGKIKYWDSKIITAENKGVKLPHEKITFVHRADGSGTTFNFTYYLSKISKTWKDTFGAKKSLNWPGDHHVGGKGNTGVAALIKQTPYSVGYVDYADATNNKLQMASVENKDGHYIKPELKAFQDAAAKASLDPKKDFYAVIADPSGKGSYPIVAATFILLPKEKTETNKKVTAFYDWSYKNGQDLASGLGYVPLPDALTSKIRKYWAEKGIN; from the coding sequence ATGAAAAAAATCGCGTTATTAGCAGCAGCATTGCTAACAGTTTCTTCAGTTTCGGCAGCAGATTTAAAAGGTAGTGGAGCTTCTTTCCCTTATAGTGTTTATCAATCATGGATTGGTGCTTATCACAAAGCAACAGGAATTGAGATTGATTATATTTCAAAAGGAAGTTCAGCTGGTATCAAAGATGCAAAAGCAAGAGCAGTTGACTTTGCAGGTACAGATGCACCTTTAAATCCAGAAAAATTAACAAGTGCAAAATTATACCAATTCCCAGGTGTAGTTGGTGCAATTACTATGAGTTATAATATGCCAGATATTGCAAAATTAAGTTTAAGTAGAGCTGCAATTGCAGGAATAGCTCTTGGAAAAATTAAATATTGGGATAGTAAAATTATTACAGCTGAAAATAAAGGTGTAAAACTTCCTCATGAAAAAATTACTTTTGTTCACAGAGCTGATGGTTCTGGAACTACATTTAACTTTACTTACTACCTAAGTAAAATTTCTAAAACTTGGAAAGATACTTTTGGAGCTAAAAAATCTCTTAACTGGCCAGGTGATCATCATGTTGGTGGTAAAGGAAATACAGGTGTAGCTGCACTTATTAAACAAACTCCATATTCTGTTGGTTATGTTGATTATGCTGATGCAACAAATAATAAACTTCAAATGGCTTCTGTTGAAAATAAAGATGGACATTATATTAAACCAGAATTAAAAGCTTTCCAAGATGCTGCTGCAAAAGCATCTCTTGATCCTAAAAAAGATTTTTATGCTGTAATTGCTGACCCATCTGGTAAAGGTTCTTATCCAATCGTTGCTGCAACATTTATTTTATTACCAAAAGAAAAAACTGAAACAAATAAAAAAGTTACAGCTTTCTATGACTGGTCTTATAAAAATGGTCAAGATCTTGCAAGTGGTTTAGGTTATGTTCCTCTTCCAGATGCATTAACATCTAAAATTAGAAAATATTGGGCTGAAAAAGGTATTAACTAA
- the pstC gene encoding phosphate ABC transporter permease subunit PstC, with translation MEKIFKNLSFISASFVLIVLLGIFISLFNSARPAMAEFGFGFITDSSWEKNVTIEKPVSKITTAKTSKEVSTNVESDDAFDDILVEDDDSLTKTIYGGLIPIVGTILSTLIAMVFALPIAMGIAVFLAEIAPKNISNVVGIAIELLAAIPSIIFGMWGLFYFAPIVQSIVGGYQVSLLTAGLVLGVMILPFMAAITRDSMKTTPDVLKESAYALGATKFEVIKDIIFPYSKSGIIGSIILALGRALGETMAVAFLIGSVFSMPTKLTDPTVSIPVAMANNFGEATGLTMSSLFYLAFLLFVISFTVISIAKIYFLRKVN, from the coding sequence ATGGAAAAAATTTTTAAAAATCTCTCTTTTATTAGTGCAAGTTTTGTTTTAATAGTTCTTCTAGGAATATTTATTAGTCTATTTAATTCAGCAAGACCTGCGATGGCTGAGTTTGGCTTTGGCTTTATTACTGATTCTTCTTGGGAAAAGAATGTTACTATTGAAAAACCAGTAAGTAAAATAACTACTGCTAAAACTTCAAAAGAAGTTTCAACAAATGTTGAATCTGATGATGCCTTTGATGATATATTAGTTGAGGATGATGATTCTTTAACTAAGACTATTTATGGTGGATTGATTCCAATTGTTGGTACTATTTTATCAACCTTGATTGCTATGGTTTTTGCTTTGCCTATTGCTATGGGTATCGCAGTTTTTCTAGCAGAAATCGCTCCTAAAAATATTTCAAATGTAGTAGGTATTGCAATAGAACTTTTAGCTGCAATTCCAAGTATTATTTTTGGTATGTGGGGTTTATTTTATTTCGCACCGATTGTTCAAAGTATTGTTGGTGGATATCAAGTATCACTTTTAACAGCAGGACTTGTTCTTGGGGTTATGATACTTCCTTTTATGGCAGCAATTACAAGGGATAGTATGAAAACTACTCCTGATGTTTTAAAAGAGTCGGCATATGCTTTAGGTGCAACAAAATTTGAAGTTATAAAAGATATTATATTCCCTTATTCAAAAAGTGGAATTATCGGTTCAATAATTCTTGCTCTTGGACGTGCTTTAGGTGAGACAATGGCAGTTGCATTTTTGATTGGTTCTGTTTTTTCAATGCCAACAAAACTTACTGATCCTACTGTATCAATTCCAGTTGCTATGGCAAATAACTTTGGAGAAGCAACAGGACTTACAATGTCTTCATTGTTCTATTTAGCATTTTTACTTTTTGTAATAAGTTTTACAGTTATCTCAATTGCAAAAATCTATTTTCTTAGAAAGGTTAACTAA
- the pstA gene encoding phosphate ABC transporter permease PstA, with protein MRLFLNKFILVLSTISALIGLAFLGWILITLVIKGLSSFHLSLFFNDLINGGLRNLIIGQFIIAGIASLIGIPIGMLAGIYLQEYGGKKFVRVIRDLSDIMMSAPSIVIGAFVYAIIVVPTGGTSGFAGSIALAIMMIPIVINTTDNMLSLVPRELREAGMALGASKYRVTLDIVIKAAKVGIMTGLLLSFARIIGETAPLLFTSETSNYFSLDLTEAFPSLTVSIYNLANDPVTASRDLAWAASFILTALVLMINLSGRYITRHKG; from the coding sequence ATGAGATTATTTTTAAATAAGTTTATCTTAGTTTTATCAACTATTTCAGCTTTGATTGGTTTAGCTTTTCTAGGTTGGATATTAATTACTTTAGTAATAAAAGGATTGAGTTCTTTTCACCTTTCATTATTCTTTAATGATCTAATAAATGGAGGACTTAGAAATCTAATTATTGGTCAATTTATTATTGCAGGTATTGCTTCACTAATTGGTATTCCTATTGGAATGTTAGCAGGTATTTATCTACAAGAGTATGGTGGTAAAAAATTTGTAAGAGTTATAAGAGATCTTAGCGATATTATGATGAGTGCTCCATCAATTGTAATTGGTGCTTTCGTTTATGCAATTATTGTTGTTCCAACAGGAGGAACAAGTGGATTTGCTGGAAGTATTGCTTTAGCTATTATGATGATACCAATTGTTATTAATACAACTGATAATATGTTATCACTAGTTCCAAGAGAGTTAAGAGAAGCTGGTATGGCTCTAGGTGCAAGTAAGTATAGAGTTACCCTTGATATTGTTATAAAAGCTGCAAAAGTAGGAATTATGACAGGTTTACTTTTATCATTTGCAAGAATTATTGGAGAAACAGCACCACTTCTTTTTACAAGTGAGACAAGTAACTATTTTAGTTTAGATTTAACAGAAGCTTTCCCTTCATTAACTGTTAGTATTTACAATCTTGCAAATGACCCAGTTACAGCAAGCCGAGATTTAGCTTGGGCAGCATCATTTATACTTACAGCATTGGTTTTAATGATAAACCTATCTGGAAGATACATTACAAGACACAAAGGATAA
- the pstB gene encoding phosphate ABC transporter ATP-binding protein PstB, whose amino-acid sequence MSIMSIENFGFRYASAQTKSLNDINLKIKKNSITALIGPSGCGKSTLLRSLNRIHDLYPGNEYSGKLMLLNQKKKKMENILDLKKENSFISLRQRVGMIFQKPTPFPMSIFDNVAYGLRISGIKNRTELADRVEMALKGSALYGEVKDRMNKSAMGLSGGQQQRLCIARAVALKPELLLFDEPTSALDPISTAAIEELIVELKNEVSIAIVTHNMQQASRISEYTAFMYLGDLVEYDETSNIFLNPKEKKTEDYITGRFG is encoded by the coding sequence ATGTCAATTATGAGTATAGAAAATTTTGGTTTTAGATATGCCTCGGCACAAACTAAATCATTAAATGATATTAACTTAAAAATTAAAAAAAATTCAATCACAGCTTTAATTGGACCTAGTGGATGTGGAAAATCTACACTACTTAGATCTTTAAATAGAATTCATGATTTATATCCTGGAAACGAATATTCTGGTAAATTGATGCTTTTAAATCAAAAAAAGAAAAAAATGGAAAATATTCTTGATTTGAAAAAAGAGAATAGTTTTATATCTTTAAGACAAAGAGTAGGTATGATATTTCAAAAACCTACACCTTTTCCAATGAGTATTTTTGATAATGTTGCTTATGGTTTAAGAATATCTGGAATTAAAAATAGAACTGAATTAGCAGATAGAGTTGAAATGGCTTTAAAAGGTAGTGCTTTATATGGTGAAGTAAAAGATCGTATGAATAAGAGTGCTATGGGATTAAGTGGTGGACAACAACAAAGATTGTGTATTGCAAGAGCAGTTGCTTTAAAACCTGAACTTTTATTATTTGATGAACCAACATCTGCTCTAGACCCTATTTCAACAGCTGCTATTGAAGAGTTGATAGTTGAACTTAAAAATGAAGTAAGTATCGCAATTGTTACACATAATATGCAACAAGCAAGTAGAATTAGTGAATATACTGCATTTATGTATCTTGGTGATTTAGTTGAATATGATGAAACATCAAATATATTCTTAAATCCAAAAGAGAAAAAAACAGAAGATTATATTACTGGAAGATTTGGATAA
- a CDS encoding NADPH-dependent FMN reductase has protein sequence MSKIGILVASANNNRKLGDKLKELATIEGVDAEVINLVDLNLPLYSTVEEERNGIPDTAKELANKILALKAFIIVAPEYNGVMPPVLNNAMAWTSRATESWRDAFNEKIVGLATHSGGGGQKGLQAMRIQFQHLGANILARELLTTYEKPLIEDSAKIMIKQLVKLSRD, from the coding sequence ATGTCAAAAATTGGAATATTAGTTGCAAGTGCAAATAATAATAGAAAATTAGGTGATAAATTAAAAGAATTAGCAACTATTGAAGGTGTTGATGCAGAGGTTATTAATTTAGTGGATTTAAACTTACCATTATATAGTACAGTTGAAGAAGAAAGAAATGGTATTCCAGATACTGCAAAAGAGTTAGCAAACAAAATTTTAGCCCTAAAAGCATTTATTATCGTTGCTCCTGAATATAATGGAGTTATGCCACCAGTACTTAATAATGCTATGGCGTGGACTTCAAGAGCAACTGAATCATGGAGAGATGCTTTTAATGAAAAGATTGTAGGATTAGCGACTCACAGTGGAGGTGGAGGACAAAAAGGTCTTCAAGCTATGAGAATACAGTTTCAACACTTAGGTGCAAATATTTTAGCAAGAGAGCTATTAACAACTTATGAAAAGCCTTTAATTGAGGATAGTGCAAAAATTATGATTAAGCAGTTAGTCAAACTTTCAAGGGATTAA
- a CDS encoding AEC family transporter: MENFILIILCIGLGYLFQILKAFSDNTPEILNKFVIYISMPAMILLEIPTMKISLTMIIPIVIAWSVMSITAVITFYVSRWLEFTREVTGALMLVTVLGNTSFLGIPLINAYYGQEAMAYLLIYDQLGTFIFLISYATFVLTLYSGSGKTNFKIITIKVVTFPPFLSLIVGLLLMGTTLSPMVIHILKIFSNTIVPLVLVAVGLQLQFKIPAHDIKPFFVSSFIKLIIGPAIAFAICFIFGWSGLAAKVSIIEAAMPAMITAGAMASMAGLAPRLCSAIVGYGIIFSFATTGALYYLMQ, encoded by the coding sequence ATGGAAAATTTTATACTTATTATTTTATGTATTGGATTAGGTTATTTATTTCAAATACTTAAGGCATTTTCAGATAATACACCTGAAATTTTGAATAAATTTGTTATTTATATATCAATGCCAGCCATGATACTACTTGAAATCCCTACAATGAAAATATCACTTACAATGATAATCCCAATAGTAATTGCATGGAGTGTTATGAGTATTACTGCGGTTATCACTTTTTATGTTTCAAGATGGCTTGAGTTTACAAGGGAAGTTACAGGTGCTTTGATGTTAGTGACTGTTTTGGGTAATACTTCATTTTTAGGTATTCCTTTAATAAATGCTTATTATGGTCAAGAGGCTATGGCTTATTTACTTATTTATGATCAACTTGGTACATTCATATTTTTAATCAGTTATGCAACTTTTGTTTTAACTTTATATTCAGGTAGTGGAAAAACAAATTTTAAAATTATTACTATCAAAGTTGTAACTTTCCCTCCTTTTCTTTCATTGATTGTGGGTCTTTTACTTATGGGAACAACTCTTTCACCTATGGTAATACACATATTAAAAATATTTTCTAATACAATTGTGCCATTAGTTTTAGTAGCAGTTGGATTACAATTACAATTTAAAATACCAGCCCATGATATTAAACCATTTTTTGTATCAAGTTTTATAAAACTAATTATTGGTCCAGCAATTGCTTTTGCTATTTGTTTTATATTTGGTTGGAGTGGATTAGCTGCAAAAGTTTCAATAATAGAAGCTGCAATGCCCGCTATGATAACAGCAGGTGCTATGGCATCTATGGCAGGACTAGCTCCTAGATTGTGTTCAGCAATTGTAGGATATGGTATTATCTTCTCTTTTGCTACGACTGGTGCATTATATTATCTGATGCAATAA